The following coding sequences lie in one Mesorhizobium sp. DCY119 genomic window:
- a CDS encoding transporter substrate-binding domain-containing protein: MIKSLKLAVAALALGLSGAVGASAEPLKVGIAAEPYPPFASPDASGKWDGWEVQVAEALCAEAKLECVITPISWDGIIPALTTKKIDMIAASMSITAEREKTIAFSDKYYNTPTGIIGPKSETFDASPEGLKGKIIGVQVSTVHEVYAKKHFGPTAAEIKIYQTQDEANADLAAGRIDAVQADSIALNDFLKTDQGKECCDMKGTVADDLEVLGPGVGVGLRKEDTELKEKINAAIKGIRANGKYDEIAKKYFDFNIYGE; this comes from the coding sequence ATGATCAAAAGTCTCAAACTGGCTGTCGCCGCCCTGGCGCTCGGCCTGTCCGGCGCGGTGGGCGCAAGCGCTGAACCGCTGAAGGTGGGCATCGCCGCCGAGCCCTATCCGCCCTTCGCCTCGCCTGATGCCTCCGGCAAATGGGATGGCTGGGAAGTCCAGGTCGCCGAGGCGCTGTGCGCCGAAGCCAAGCTCGAATGCGTCATCACGCCGATCTCCTGGGACGGCATCATTCCGGCGCTGACGACGAAGAAGATCGACATGATCGCAGCCTCGATGTCGATCACCGCCGAGCGCGAAAAGACGATCGCCTTCTCCGACAAATACTATAACACGCCCACCGGCATCATCGGCCCGAAGAGCGAGACATTCGATGCTTCGCCCGAGGGGCTGAAAGGCAAGATCATCGGCGTGCAGGTGTCGACCGTGCACGAGGTCTACGCCAAGAAGCATTTCGGCCCGACGGCTGCCGAGATCAAGATCTACCAGACGCAGGACGAGGCCAATGCCGATCTGGCAGCCGGCCGCATCGATGCGGTGCAGGCCGATTCCATCGCGCTGAACGACTTCCTGAAAACCGATCAGGGCAAGGAATGCTGCGACATGAAGGGCACGGTGGCAGACGACCTCGAAGTGCTCGGACCGGGCGTCGGCGTCGGCCTGCGCAAGGAGGACACCGAGCTGAAGGAGAAGATCAACGCCGCAATCAAGGGCATCCGCGCCAACGGCAAGTATGACGAGATTGCGAAGAAATACTTCGATTTCAACATCTACGGCGAGTAA
- a CDS encoding Ldh family oxidoreductase — MANTITLSLEQGLRLCEDAARRAGARSETAAALARSVVDAEAEGQASVGLAHFVDYLEALEAGRIDGKALPEITRPAGAIIVSDAKGGAAHLGFDVAFDDLVKTACDFGVAIFSQKNAFTAGALGYFVRRLAEKGLVGLAATNGPALLAGSGSTKPVYCTNPLAFAAPVEDGPPLIIDQASSATAFVNIRKAAHEGKSIPEGWAIDAEGRSTTDAKAAVKGALLAYGGGRGANIALMVEVLAAGLSGANWSLDAPHFTSGSQTPGAGLFVLAIEPKLIDPTFSTRMASQTDRLSGEYGVHIPGPAKSTARRKAEREGISIPKPLYDRIADGPATNA, encoded by the coding sequence ATGGCGAATACGATCACACTCAGCCTCGAACAGGGGCTGCGGCTTTGCGAGGATGCAGCGCGTCGCGCCGGTGCTCGCTCGGAGACAGCCGCCGCGCTGGCGCGATCTGTGGTCGACGCCGAGGCCGAGGGACAGGCATCGGTCGGTCTTGCTCACTTCGTCGATTATCTCGAGGCGCTGGAGGCAGGGCGGATCGATGGCAAGGCACTGCCCGAAATCACCCGGCCCGCCGGCGCGATCATCGTTTCGGACGCCAAGGGCGGGGCGGCGCATCTCGGCTTTGATGTCGCCTTCGACGATCTCGTGAAGACTGCGTGCGATTTCGGCGTGGCGATCTTCTCGCAGAAGAACGCCTTCACCGCCGGCGCGCTCGGCTATTTCGTCAGGCGGCTGGCGGAGAAAGGGCTGGTCGGCCTTGCCGCGACCAACGGCCCGGCGCTGCTCGCCGGCTCGGGTTCGACCAAACCGGTCTATTGCACCAACCCGCTGGCTTTCGCGGCTCCCGTCGAAGACGGCCCGCCGCTGATCATCGACCAGGCCTCCAGCGCCACCGCCTTCGTCAACATCCGCAAGGCAGCGCATGAGGGCAAAAGCATTCCCGAAGGCTGGGCAATCGACGCCGAGGGCCGGTCGACGACGGACGCGAAGGCTGCGGTGAAGGGCGCGCTGCTAGCCTATGGCGGCGGGCGTGGCGCAAACATCGCGCTCATGGTCGAGGTGCTGGCCGCCGGCCTTTCCGGCGCGAACTGGTCGCTCGACGCCCCGCATTTCACCTCGGGCTCGCAGACGCCGGGCGCAGGTCTGTTCGTGCTGGCAATCGAGCCCAAGCTTATCGATCCCACGTTTTCGACGCGCATGGCCAGCCAGACGGATCGGCTTTCCGGCGAGTATGGCGTGCATATTCCGGGACCGGCAAAGAGTACCGCGCGCAGGAAGGCCGAGCGCGAGGGCATCTCTATACCCAAACCGCTCTACGATCGAATTGCCGACGGGCCGGCTACCAACGCATAA
- a CDS encoding ABC transporter permease subunit (The N-terminal region of this protein, as described by TIGR01726, is a three transmembrane segment that identifies a subfamily of ABC transporter permease subunits, which specificities that include histidine, arginine, glutamine, glutamate, L-cystine (sic), the opines (in Agrobacterium) octopine and nopaline, etc.) — protein MSIDLVNTTRTQRALGWLQPHRIGLIAVGAALFGSAVYFMRWDWIPNYYDLALQGIWRTIWIMLVTAVLGFLLAVPLGLAQAVGPWWLAWPANAFCTVIRGTPLLLQLWLLYYGLGSLFPQFPAIRQSWLWPYLRQAWPYAVLALTLSTGGYVGEVMRGAFAGVPHGQLEAARAYGMRRWKIFWRIWFPQAVQRALPTLGGESVLLLKATPLVATITVVDIYAVASRVRQDTYIVYEPLLLLALIYLCITGIIVFIFRRLEARIPTRVG, from the coding sequence ATGTCGATCGATCTCGTCAACACGACGCGAACGCAGCGCGCGCTCGGCTGGCTGCAGCCGCACCGCATCGGGCTTATCGCGGTTGGGGCGGCGCTATTCGGCTCTGCCGTCTATTTCATGCGCTGGGACTGGATCCCCAACTATTACGACCTCGCTTTGCAAGGCATCTGGCGAACGATCTGGATCATGCTGGTCACCGCTGTGCTTGGCTTCCTGCTGGCCGTTCCGCTCGGACTTGCGCAGGCGGTTGGCCCGTGGTGGCTGGCCTGGCCCGCCAATGCCTTCTGCACCGTCATTCGCGGCACGCCGCTGCTGCTACAGCTCTGGCTGCTCTATTACGGGCTGGGGTCGCTGTTTCCGCAGTTTCCGGCAATTCGCCAATCCTGGCTGTGGCCCTATCTGCGGCAGGCATGGCCCTATGCCGTTCTGGCTCTGACGCTCTCGACTGGCGGCTATGTCGGCGAGGTGATGCGCGGCGCGTTTGCCGGCGTACCGCACGGCCAGCTCGAGGCGGCGCGCGCCTATGGCATGCGGCGATGGAAAATTTTCTGGCGCATCTGGTTCCCGCAGGCCGTCCAGCGCGCACTTCCGACGCTCGGCGGGGAAAGCGTGCTGCTCTTGAAGGCCACGCCGCTGGTGGCAACGATCACCGTTGTGGACATCTATGCGGTTGCGTCGCGGGTGCGGCAGGACACCTACATCGTCTATGAACCACTGTTGCTTCTGGCGCTGATCTATCTTTGCATTACCGGGATAATCGTGTTCATTTTCCGCCGGCTGGAAGCACGGATACCGACGCGGGTAGGATAG
- a CDS encoding ABC transporter permease: MRGLANSVQIALGAFGLGLLIGTAGAYGKLYGGPIIRDLMEVYTTVVRAVPELVLILLLYYAGADLINRALEGLGYARIDINGLVAGIAVLGFVQGAYATEVLRGAILSVPQGQIEAARAYGMSPALLMRRITLPAMLPFAIPGLANLWLIATKDTALLAVVGFNELTLETRQAAGTTKAYFTFFLAAGVLYLLLTLFSNVIIARIERWSRRGMPSIAEGR, encoded by the coding sequence CTGCGCGGTCTGGCCAACTCCGTCCAGATCGCGCTCGGTGCTTTCGGGCTCGGCCTGCTGATCGGCACCGCTGGCGCCTATGGCAAGCTCTATGGCGGGCCGATCATCCGCGACCTGATGGAAGTCTACACGACCGTCGTGCGCGCCGTGCCGGAGCTGGTGCTGATCCTGCTGCTCTATTACGCCGGCGCCGATCTCATAAATCGCGCGCTGGAAGGGCTCGGCTATGCTCGCATCGACATCAACGGACTGGTGGCGGGCATTGCTGTTCTCGGCTTCGTCCAGGGCGCCTATGCGACCGAAGTGCTGCGCGGGGCGATCCTCTCCGTTCCGCAAGGCCAGATCGAGGCGGCGCGCGCCTATGGCATGTCGCCCGCACTGCTGATGCGGCGCATCACCCTGCCGGCGATGCTGCCCTTCGCCATTCCGGGCCTTGCCAATCTATGGCTGATCGCGACCAAGGACACCGCCCTTCTGGCCGTCGTCGGCTTCAACGAACTGACGCTGGAGACGCGGCAGGCGGCGGGCACGACCAAGGCCTATTTCACCTTCTTCCTCGCGGCGGGCGTGCTTTACCTGCTGCTAACGCTGTTCTCCAACGTCATCATTGCGCGCATAGAGCGATGGTCGCGGCGCGGCATGCCCTCGATCGCGGAGGGGCGCTGA
- a CDS encoding CsbD family protein, with protein sequence MNWNQVEGNWEQFKGKVQQQWGKLTNDDLDVIEGKRKELAGRLQERYGTASDAAEKDIDDWLARH encoded by the coding sequence ATGAATTGGAATCAGGTCGAAGGAAATTGGGAACAGTTCAAGGGCAAGGTCCAGCAGCAGTGGGGCAAGCTGACGAATGACGATCTCGACGTCATCGAAGGCAAGCGCAAGGAACTCGCCGGCCGCCTTCAGGAGCGTTACGGCACGGCTTCCGATGCTGCCGAGAAGGATATCGATGACTGGCTTGCCCGCCACTGA